One Abyssisolibacter fermentans genomic window, CTATTAATGTGACTAAAGAATATGGTGAAATGAAAAGTGTTTATAAGGCCTTAAAAGAGGTGAATTTAGATATTTATGAAGGTGAATTTGTAGGTATCATGGGACCATCTGGATCTGGAAAGACAACAATGCTTAATATTATGTCTACTATTGACAAGGCTACTTTTGGTAAAGTGATAATAGATGGTATTGATATTACTACAATTAAAAGAAATGAACTTGCTAATTTTAGAAGAGATGTAGTAGGGTTTGTATTTCAAGAGTTTAATTTATTAGATAATATGACTATAAGAGATAATATAGCATTACCTTTAGCATTAAATAATGTAAAAGTTAGTATAATAACAAAAAAAATAGATGAATATGCAAAGCTGTTAGGTATTATAAATCAGTTGGATAAATACCCTTATGAATTATCAGGAGGTCAAAAACAAAGGGCAGTTATTTGTAGAGCACTTATTTCGTCACCAAAAGTTATATTTGCAGATGAACCTACTGGTGCTTTAGATTCTAGGCTTTCATCAGAAGTACTTGAGTGTTTTAAAAATATTAATGAAACATTAAACACAACAATAATTATGGTGACTCATGAAGCAGTTGCTGCAAGTTATTGTAATAGAGTTATGTTTCTAAAAGACGGAAAAATTAACGGAAGACTGGATAGTAGCGGTAATAAAAAACAATTGTTTAAGAAAATAATAAAAATGCTTGCAGTTATGGGAGGTTCAGATGATGAACTCCTTTAAATTAGCTTATAAACTATTAAAAAATAATATGAAAATATATGGACTATATCTGACAGTACTTATAGTTA contains:
- a CDS encoding ABC transporter ATP-binding protein; protein product: MKKIVEAINVTKEYGEMKSVYKALKEVNLDIYEGEFVGIMGPSGSGKTTMLNIMSTIDKATFGKVIIDGIDITTIKRNELANFRRDVVGFVFQEFNLLDNMTIRDNIALPLALNNVKVSIITKKIDEYAKLLGIINQLDKYPYELSGGQKQRAVICRALISSPKVIFADEPTGALDSRLSSEVLECFKNINETLNTTIIMVTHEAVAASYCNRVMFLKDGKINGRLDSSGNKKQLFKKIIKMLAVMGGSDDELL